One window from the genome of Ammospiza nelsoni isolate bAmmNel1 chromosome 16, bAmmNel1.pri, whole genome shotgun sequence encodes:
- the LOC132080421 gene encoding protocadherin beta-15-like, with protein sequence MALARQVLCVCALLGLPLAGAEPIRYSVAEEAESGSLVGELAEDAGLTPAQLSARRARLVSEDGRQHFRLERASGRLVVAGRLDREQLCAQSDTCMLPFELLLSNPLQFFRVEVDLEDINDHSPVFPEDRVLFDILETSEPGSRFPLEVARDLDIGRNTVKEYSINPENEYFRASYGSQSTGKKHLELVLEKPLDREEQSEMSFSLIAVDGGTPPRSGTTEVKILILDVNDNAPKFTKDEYTGQVLENMPESSVVLTVLATDPDAGVNGDITYQLSDSVGQSESAFVIDPITGEIKITKPLDFEAAHTHELSVRARDGGGLSAICKVLVEVVDVNDNAPELVVSSFSSPLPENTVPGTVVALFTVRDRDSGANGKISCALQDQLFFSLRPAYKNYYELVTVSALDREETPQYILSVTAADAGSPPLTSTHTFTVDISDVNDNAPVFNQTSYTMYVRENNVPTVFVGAVSAADADVGLNAKVSYSLAAEQGPERAWCSCISVNSEKGHVFVLRPLDYERLRQTEVTVSASDAGSPPLRANVTVRLVVLDENDNAPLVLYPAQESGPASSELVPVSAEAGYLISKVVAVDADSGQNSWLSYHLLRATDPGLFSVGLQSGEVRLRRPVTERDSVKQKLVVLVRDNGKPPLSATAALSALLLKDFSDVRLPHSSPASEDQAAASLTTYLIIALVFVSLLFLISTAVLLARKMCRRKELKAGPVLYAADTLQSGLADAAAAGTLPRAYCYEISLTTGSGNSEFRFLKPILPSLPPQHCAVGQGPGEEQDFPGVPVSSEDMAPDNAGTLSAGQFNALSFD encoded by the coding sequence aTGGCGCTCGCAAGGCAagtgctttgtgtgtgtgctttgctgGGGCTGCCGCTCGCTGGCGCCGAGCCCATCCGCTACTCCGTAGCCGAGGAGGCGGAAAGCGGCTCCCTGGTGGGCGAGCTGGCCGAGGACGCGGGGCTGACGCCGGCGCAGCTCTCGGCTCGCCGCGCCCGCCTGGTCTCGGAGGACGGCCGCCAGCATTTTCGCTTGGAGCGCGCCTCCGGCCGCCTCGTCGTGGCGGGGAGGCTGGACCGGGAGCAGCTGTGCGCCCAGTCCGACACCTGCATGCTCCCCTtcgagctgctgctctccaatCCCCTGCAGTTCTTTCGGGTCGAGGTAGATCTGGAGGATATCAATGATCATTCCCCTGTATTCCCCGAGGATCGAGTCCTTTTTGACATCCTGGAAACGAGCGAGCCAGGCTCACGTTTCCCTCTGGAGGTTGCTCGGGACCTAGATATTGGCCGGAACACAGTCAAGGAGTACAGCATTAATCCTGAGAATGAGTATTTTAGAGCGTCCTATGGAAGTCAAAGCACAGGCAAAAAGCATCTTGAACTGGTCTTGGAAAAGCCGCTTGACAGGGAAGAGCAGTCTGAGATGAGTTTCAGTTTAATTGCTGTGGATGGGGGCACTCCTCCTAGAAGTGGAACTACAGAAGTAAAAATTCTCATTCTAGATGTAAATGACAACGCTCCCAAATTCACAAAGGACGAGTACACAGGGCAGGTTTTGGAGAACATGCCAGAAAGCTCTGTGGTTCTGACTGTACTGGCAACAGATCCGGATGCAGGAGTTAATGGGGACATCACCTATCAACTGAGTGATTCAGTGGGACAGAGTGAGTCTGCATTTGTGATTGATCCCATAACTGGTGAAATTAAAATCACCAAACCTTTGGACTTTGAGGCAGCACACACTCATGAGCTCAGTGTGAGGGCCAGAGATGGAGGAGGGCTGTCAGCAATCTGCAAGGTGTTGGTGGAGGTGGTGGATGTGAATGACAATGCCCCAGAGCTGGTGGTCAGTTCCTTCAGCAGTCCCCTCCCCGAGAACACAGTGCCCGGCACGGTGGTTGCCCTGTTTACGGTCAGGGACCGGGATTCTGGTGCCAACGGGAAGatctcctgtgccctgcaggatcagctcttCTTCTCCCTGCGGCCAGCCTACAAGAATTACTATGAGCTGGTGACAGTGAGCGCGCTGGACCGCGAGGAGACGCCTCAGTACATCCTCAGTGTGACGGCAGCAGATGCGGGCTCGCCTCCTCTCACCAGCACGCACACCTTCACCGTGGACATCTCCGACGTCAATGACAATGCCCCCGTCTTCAACCAGACCTCCTACACCATGTACGTGCGTGAGAACAACgtgcccacggtgtttgtgggAGCCGTGAGCGCTGCAGATGCTGACGTGGGGCTGAATGCCAAGGTGAGCtattccctggcagcagagcaagggccagAGCGGGCCTGGTGCTCCTGCATCTCGGTGAACTCGGAGAAGGGACACGTGTTTGTGCTGCGGCCCCTGGACTACGAGCGCTTGAGGCAGACCGAGGTGACGGTCAGTGCCTCTGACGCGGGCTCTCCTCCGCTGAGAGCCAACGTCACCGTGCGCCTGGTGGTGCTGGACGAGAACGACAACGCCCCGCTGGTGCTCTACCCGGCCCAGGAGAGCGGCCCGGCCTCCAGTGAGCTGGTGCCCGTGTCGGCTGAGGCGGGCTACCTCATCAGCAAAGTGGTGGCCGTCGATGCCGACTCAGGACAGAACTCGTGGCTCTCCTACCACCTGCTCAGGGCCACCGACCCAGGCCTGTTTTCCGTGGGCCTGCAAAGCGGCGAGGTGCGTCTCAGGAGGCCGGTGACAGAGAGAGACAGCGTCAAGCAGAAGCTGGTGGTGCTGGTCAGAGACAACGGCaagcccccgctgtcagccaCGGCAGCTCTCAGCGCTCTCCTGCTCAAGGACTTCTCCGACGTGCGCCTGCCGCACAGCAGCCCGGCCAGCGAGGATCAGGCCGCTGCCTCCCTGACCACCTATTTAATCATTGCCTTGGTCtttgtctccctcctcttcctcatctccacggcagtgctgctggctcgCAAGatgtgcaggaggaaggagctgaaggcTGGCCCTGTGCTCTATGCTGCCGACACCTTGCAGAGCGGCCTGGCCGATGCAGCCGCTGCAGGGACCCTGCCTCGCGCCTATTGCTACGAGATCAGCCTCACCACGGGCTCGGGCAACAGCGAGTTCAGATTCCTCAAGcccatcctgcccagcctgcccccaCAGCACTGCGCCGTGGGCCAGGGCCCCGGTGAGGAACAGGATTTCCCCGGTGTCCCTGTCAGCAGCGAGGACATGGCCCCAGACAATGCTGGCACTCTCTCTGCAGGACAATTCAACGCTCTTTCTTTTGACTAG
- the LOC132080342 gene encoding protocadherin beta-15-like: MALARQVLCVCALLGLPLAGAEPIRYSVAEEAESGSLVGELAEDAGLTPAQLSARRARLVSEDGRQHFRLERASGRLVVAGRLDREQLCAQSDTCMLPFELLLSNPLQFFRVEVDLEDINDHSPVFPEKRVLFDILETSEPGSLFPLEVARDLDIGSNKVKEYRIFPENEYFSVSYGSRNNGDKYLELVLEKSLDREEQSEMGFSVIAADGGSPSRSGTIEVSITILDVNDNAPKFTQERYIGKVLENIPEGSVVLNVLATDRDAGVNGDISYQLSQAADQSDSAFVIDPITGEIKITKPLDFEAAQTHELSVRARDGGGLSAICKVLVEVVDVNDNAPELVVSSFSSPLPENTVPGTVVALFTVRDRDSGANGKISCALQDQLFFSLRPAYKNYYELVTVSALDREETPQYILSVTAADAGSPPLTSTHTFTVDISDVNDNAPVFNQTSYTMYVRENNVPTVFVGAVSAADADVGLNAKVSYSLAAEQGPERAWCSCISVNSEKGHVFVLRPLDYERLRQTEVTVSASDAGSPPLRANVTVRLVVLDENDNAPLVLYPAQESGPASSELVPVSAEAGYLISKVVAVDADSGQNSWLSYHLLRATDPGLFSVGVQSGEVRLRRPVTERDSVKQKLVVLVRDNGKPPLSATAALSALLLKDFSDVRLPHSSPASEDQAAASLTTYLIIALVFVFLLFLISTAVLLARKMCRRKELKAGPVLYAADTLQSGLADAAAAGTLPRAYCYEISLTTGSGNSEFRFLKPILPSLPPQHCAVGQGPGEEQDFPGVPVSSEDMAPDNAGTLSAGQFNVLSFN; encoded by the coding sequence ATGGCGCTCGCAAGGCAagtgctttgtgtgtgtgctttgctgGGGCTGCCGCTCGCTGGCGCCGAGCCCATCCGCTACTCCGTAGCCGAGGAGGCGGAAAGCGGCTCCCTGGTGGGCGAGCTGGCCGAGGATGCGGGGCTGACGCCGGCGCAGCTCTCGGCTCGCCGCGCCCGCCTGGTCTCGGAGGACGGCCGCCAGCATTTTCGCTTGGAGCGCGCCTCCGGCCGCCTCGTCGTGGCGGGGAGGCTGGACCGGGAGCAGCTGTGCGCCCAGTCCGACACCTGCATGCTCCCCTtcgagctgctgctctccaacCCCCTGCAGTTCTTTCGGGTCGAGGTAGATCTGGAGGATATCAATGATCATTCCCCTGTATTCCCTGAAAAACGAGTCCTTTTTGATATCCTGGAAACGAGTGAGCCAGGTTCACTTTTCCCTCTGGAAGTGGCTAGGGACCTTGATATTGGCAGCAACAAAGTCAAGGAATACCGCATCTTTCCCGAGAATGAGTACTTTAGTGTCTCCTATGGAAGTCGGAATAATGGTGACAAATATCTTGAACTTGTTTTGGAAAAGTCACTAGACAGAGAGGAGCAGTCTGAGATGGGTTTTAGTGTTATTGCTGCGGACGGTGGCTCTCCTTCCAGAAGTGGGACCATCGAAGTCTCTATTACCATTCTAGATGTAAATGACAATGCTCCCAAGTTCACGCAAGAGCGTTACATTGGGAAGGTTCTGGAAAACATACCAGAAGGCTCTGTGGTTCTGAATGTGCTGGCAACTGATCGAGATGCAGGAGTTAATGGAGATATCTCCTatcagctcagccaggcagcggATCAGAGTGATTCAGCATTTGTGATTGATCCCATAACTggtgaaattaaaataacaaaaccccTGGACTTTGAGGCAGCACAGACTCACGAGCTCAGTGTGAGGGCCAGAGATGGTGGAGGGCTGTCAGCAATCTGCAAGGTGTTGGTGGAGGTGGTGGATGTGAATGACAATGCCCCAGAGCTGGTGGTCAGTTCCTTCAGCAGTCCCCTCCCCGAGAACACAGTGCCCGGCACGGTGGTTGCCCTGTTTACGGTCAGGGACCGGGATTCTGGTGCCAATGGGAAGatctcctgtgccctgcaggatcagctcttCTTCTCCCTGCGGCCAGCCTACAAGAATTACTATGAGCTGGTGACAGTGAGCGCGCTGGACCGCGAGGAGACGCCGCAGTACATCCTCAGTGTGACGGCAGCAGATGCGGGCTCGCCTCCTCTCACCAGCACGCACACCTTCACCGTGGACATCTCCGACGTCAATGACAATGCCCCCGTCTTCAACCAGACCTCCTACACCATGTACGTGCGTGAGAACAACgtgcccacggtgtttgtgggAGCCGTGAGCGCTGCAGATGCTGACGTGGGGCTGAATGCCAAGGTGAGCtattccctggcagcagagcaagggccagAGCGGGCCTGGTGCTCCTGCATCTCGGTGAACTCGGAGAAGGGACACGTGTTTGTGCTGCGGCCCCTGGACTACGAGCGCTTGAGGCAGACCGAGGTGACGGTCAGTGCCTCTGACGCGGGCTCTCCTCCGCTGAGAGCCAACGTCACCGTGCGCCTGGTGGTGCTGGACGAGAACGACAACGCCCCGCTGGTGCTCTACCCGGCCCAGGAGAGCGGCCCGGCCTCCAGTGAGCTGGTGCCCGTGTCGGCTGAGGCGGGCTACCTCATCAGCAAAGTGGTGGCCGTCGATGCCGACTCGGGACAGAACTCGTGGCTCTCCTACCACCTGCTCAGGGCCACCGACCCAGGCCTGTTTTCCGTGGGCGTGCAAAGCGGCGAGGTGCGTCTCAGGAGGCCGGTGACAGAGAGAGACAGCGTCAAGCAGAAGCTGGTGGTGCTGGTCAGAGACAACGGCaagcccccgctgtcagccaCGGCAGCTCTCAGCGCTCTCCTGCTCAAGGACTTCTCCGACGTGCGCCTGCCGCACAGCAGCCCGGCCAGCGAGGATCAGGCCGCCGCCTCCCTGACCACCTATTTAATCATTGCCTTGGTCtttgtcttcctcctcttcctcatctccacggcagtgctgctggctcgCAAGatgtgcaggaggaaggagctgaaggcTGGCCCCGTGCTCTATGCTGCCGACACCTTGCAGAGCGGCCTGGCCGATGCAGCCGCTGCAGGGACCCTGCCCCGCGCCTATTGCTACGAGATCAGCCTCACCACGGGCTCGGGCAACAGCGAGTTCAGATTCCTCAAGcccatcctgcccagcctgcctccacagcactGCGCCGTGGGCCAGGGCCCTGGTGAGGAACAGGATTTCCCCGGTGTCCCTGTCAGCAGCGAGGACATGGCCCCAGACAATGCTGGCACTCTCTCTGCAGGACAGTTCAACGTTCTTTCCTTCAACTAG
- the LOC132080445 gene encoding protocadherin beta-15-like has protein sequence MALARQVLCVCALLGLPLAGAEPIRYSVAEEAESGSLVGELAEDAGLTPAQLSARRARLVSEDGRQHFRLERASGRLVVAGRLDREQLCAQSDTCMLPFELLLSDPLQFFRVEVDLEDINDHSPLFPNDRVTFKIPETSEPGSRFPLQVAQDLDIGSNTVQDYNISPANEYFTVSSGTGISGKKYLELVLEKPLDREEQAEMSFSVIAKDGGFPSRSGNTEVKIVILDVNDNAPIFSEEVYIVKSLENIPEGSVVLTVLASDPDEGENGDISYQLNEAVGQSDSAFVIDPITGEIKLTKTMDFEAAQMHELSVTATDGGGLSAICKVLVEVVDVNDNAPELVVSSFSSPLPENTVPGTVVALFTVRDRDSGANGKISCALQDQLFFSLRPAYKNYYELVTVSALDREETPQYILSVTAADAGSPPLTSTHTFTVDISDVNDNAPVFNQTSYTMYVRENNVPTVFVGAVSAADADVGLNAKVSYSLAAEQGPERAWCSCISVNSEKGHVFVLRPLDYERLRQTEVTVSASDAGSPPLRANVTVRLVVLDENDNAPLVLYPAQESGPASSELVPVSAEAGYLISKVVAVDADSGQNSWLSYHLLRATDPGLFSVGVQSGEVRLRRPVTERDSVKQKLVVLVRDNGKPPLSATAALSALLLKDFSDVRLPHSSPASEDQAAASLTTYLIIALVFVSLLFLISTAVLLALKVCRRKELKAGPVLYAANTLQSGLADAAAAGTLPRAYCYEISLTTGSGNSEFRFLKPILPSLPPQHCAVGQGPGEEQDFPGVPFSSEDMAPDNAGTLSAGQFNALSFD, from the coding sequence ATGGCGCTCGCAAGGCAagtgctttgtgtgtgtgctttgctgGGGCTGCCGCTCGCTGGCGCCGAGCCCATCCGCTACTCCGTAGCCGAGGAGGCGGAAAGCGGCTCCCTGGTGGGCGAGCTGGCCGAGGACGCGGGGCTGACGCCGGCGCAGCTCTCGGCTCGCCGCGCCCGCCTGGTCTCGGAGGACGGCCGCCAGCATTTTCGCTTGGAGCGCGCCTCCGGCCGCCTCGTCGTGGCGGGGAGGCTGGACCGGGAGCAGCTGTGCGCCCAGTCCGACACCTGCATGCTCCCCTTCGAGCTGCTGCTCTCCGACCCCCTGCAGTTCTTTCGGGTCGAGGTAGATCTGGAGGATATCAATGACCATTCTCCCCTATTTCCTAATGATAGAGTGACTTTTAAGATCCCAGAGACAAGTGAACCAGGTTCACGTTTCCCACTTCAGGTTGCTCAGGACCTCGATATAGGCAGCAACACTGTCCAGGACTACAATATTTCTCCTGCGAACGAGTACTTTACTGTGTCCTCTGGGACTGGAATTTCAGGCAAGAAGTATCTTGAACTGGTCTTGGAAAAGCCACTAgacagagaggagcaggcagagatgagtTTCAGTGTAATTGCCAAGGATGGGGGCTTTCCATCCAGGAGCGGCAACACTGAAGTGAAAATTGTCATTCTAGATGTAAATGACAATGCTCCCATCTTCTCAGAAGAGGTGTACATTGTGAAAAGTTTAGAAAACATTCCAGAAGGCTCTGTGGTTCTGACTGTGCTGGCAAGTGATCCAGATGAAGGAGAAAATGGGGACATATCGTATCAACTTAATGAAGCAGTGGGTCAGAGCGATTCAGCATTTGTGATTGATCCCATAACTGGGGAAATTAAACTCACAAAAACTATGGATTTTGAGGCAGCACAAATGCATGAGCTCAGTGTGACAGCCACAGATGGTGGGGGCCTGTCAGCAATCTGCAAGGTGTTGGTGGAGGTGGTGGATGTGAATGACAATGCCCCAGAGCTGGTGGTCAGTTCCTTCAGCAGTCCCCTCCCCGAGAACACAGTGCCCGGCACGGTGGTTGCCCTGTTTACGGTCAGGGACCGGGATTCTGGTGCCAACGGGAAGatctcctgtgccctgcaggatcagctcttCTTCTCCCTGCGGCCAGCCTACAAGAATTACTATGAGCTGGTGACAGTGAGCGCGCTGGACCGCGAGGAGACGCCTCAGTACATCCTCAGTGTGACGGCAGCAGATGCGGGCTCGCCTCCTCTCACCAGCACGCACACCTTCACCGTGGACATCTCCGACGTCAATGACAATGCCCCCGTCTTCAACCAGACCTCCTACACCATGTACGTGCGTGAGAACAACgtgcccacggtgtttgtgggAGCCGTGAGCGCTGCAGATGCTGACGTGGGGCTGAATGCCAAGGTGAGCtattccctggcagcagagcaagggccagAGCGGGCCTGGTGCTCCTGCATCTCGGTGAACTCGGAGAAGGGACACGTGTTTGTGCTGCGGCCCCTGGACTACGAGCGCTTGAGGCAGACCGAGGTGACGGTCAGTGCCTCTGACGCGGGCTCTCCTCCGCTGAGAGCCAATGTCACCGTGCGCCTGGTGGTGCTGGACGAGAACGACAACGCCCCGCTGGTGCTCTACCCGGCCCAGGAGAGCGGCCCGGCCTCCAGTGAGCTGGTGCCCGTGTCGGCTGAGGCGGGCTACCTCATCAGCAAAGTGGTGGCCGTCGATGCCGACTCGGGACAGAACTCGTGGCTCTCCTACCACCTGCTCAGGGCCACCGACCCAGGCCTGTTTTCCGTGGGCGTGCAAAGCGGCGAGGTGCGTCTCAGGAGGCCGGTGACAGAGAGAGACAGCGTCAAGCAGAAGCTGGTGGTGCTGGTCAGAGACAACGGCaagcccccgctgtcagccaCGGCAGCTCTCAGCGCTCTCCTGCTCAAGGACTTCTCCGACGTGCGCCTGCCGCACAGCAGCCCGGCCAGCGAGGATCAGGCCGCTGCCTCCCTGACCACCTATTTAATCATTGCCTTGGTCtttgtctccctcctcttcctcatctccacggcagtgctgctggctctcaaggtgtgcaggaggaaggagctgaaggcTGGCCCTGTGCTCTATGCTGCCAACACCTTGCAGAGCGGCCTGGCCGATGCAGCCGCTGCAGGGACCCTGCCCCGCGCCTATTGCTACGAGATCAGCCTCACCACGGGCTCGGGCAACAGCGAGTTCAGATTCCTCAAGcccatcctgcccagcctgcccccaCAGCACTGCGCCGTGGGCCAGGGCCCCGGTGAGGAACAGGATTTCCCCGGTGTCCCTTTCAGCAGCGAGGACATGGCCCCAGACAATGCTGGCACTCTCTCTGCAGGACAGTTCAACGCTCTTTCCTTTGACTAG